A DNA window from Rhineura floridana isolate rRhiFlo1 chromosome 11, rRhiFlo1.hap2, whole genome shotgun sequence contains the following coding sequences:
- the LOC133367953 gene encoding olfactory receptor 6B1-like, which yields MENAEEGNQTTISTFTILGFGNDPKLQIPFFLVFLIVYNVTMAGNIIIIVLVVSDHHLHTPMYFFLGNLSCLETCYTSTLLPRMLASFLTGDRTISVGGCFIQLYWFGFLVVAECYLLAVMSYDRYLAICKPLHYATLMNGKLCFLLSAGSWLCGITVMTIVISLMSQLHYCGPNEIDHFFCELTPVINLSCSDTTLVTLVSLTVSVIDTIPSCLLTLMSYVCIITTILRIPSSTGRKKAFSTCSSHLIVISIFYGSLIFVYALPKKEALQEVYKIFSVFYTVLTPLINPLIYSLRNEEVKEALRRTVNKCRISK from the coding sequence ATGGAGAATGCTGAAGAAGGTAATCAAACAACAATATCTACATTTACCATTCTGGGATTTGGGAATGACCCCAAACTGCAGATTCCTTTCTTCTTGGTGTTCCTAATAGTCTACAATGTGACCATGGCTGGAAACATCATAATCATTGTGCTGGTCGTCTCTGATCATCACCTTCACACTCCTATGTACTTCTTCCTTGGAAACTTGTCCTGTTTGGAAACCTGCTACACCTCAACTCTTCTCCCCAGGATGTTGGCCAGCTTCCTGACTGGGGATAGAACCATTTCTGTTGGTGGCTGCTTCATTCAGCTTTACTGGTTTGGATTCTTAGTGGTTGCTGAATGCTACCTATTGGCTGTGATGTCATATGATCGTTATTTAGCCATTTGCAAACCTCTCCACTATGCAACCCTGATGAATGGGAAACTCTGCTTTCTATTGTCAGCTGGGTCCTGGTTATGTGGGATTACAGTTATGACTATAGTAATAAGTTTAATGTCACAGTTGCATTATTGTGGCCCCAATGAAATTGATCATTTCTTTTGTGAATTGACGCCTGTGATTAATCTTTCCTGCAGTGACACCACTCTGGTAACACTGGTAAGTCTTACGGTCTCAGTCATAGACACTATTCCTTCTTGTCTCCTGACACTCATGTCCTATGTGTGCATAATTACCACCATCCTACGAATCCCATCTTCAACAGGGAGAAAAAAGGCCTTTTCAACCTGTTCTTCCCATCTTATTGTAATTTCCATATTTTATGGGTCATTAATATTTGTATATGCACTTCCAAAAAAAGAAGCTCTGCAAGAAGTATACAAAATCTTCTCAGTCTTCTATACAGTCTTGACCCCTCTAATCAATCCTCTTATCTACAGCCTAAGGAACGAAGAAGTGAAGGAAGCTTTAAGGAGAACTGTAAACAAATGCAGGATTTCAAAATGA